Sequence from the uncultured Flavobacterium sp. genome:
CGCCCCAATATAAAATATCATTAAATCCTTTTTGAATATCAATTAATATTAATGCTGGATTATCAAGTTTAGATACATTCATAATTTGAAAGGTTTTGAATTTTAGAAAATTTTGAAAATGCAAACTGAGATTGAAAACTATTTGTCAAAGCTGATATTTAAGTCTGATAATTCTATCTGAAATTTAATCTTGGCTTTTAATTATTAAAGTCTTTAATGTTATGTTTTCCTAGTTTCTTCCTAAGTTGATTTTTTGGTTTGTTTTTATGACATTTTCAGTTAAATCTATTTGCAAATCATATTCAAACTGATCTCTGTTTGTTGTTCCGATTTTTCCAATTATTTCATCTGTTACTTCTTCTAATGTGTATGTTTTCATTTATTTAAAATTAAAATAAGAAAGAATTTTTTTGAAAAACTGAGAACTGCGACTGAAAACTACTTAGCCAACCAATTCTTAAAATCAAAGAAATTCTGCGGAGCCACACCGTGACCAACAGGATATTCTTTGTAAGTAACAGGAATATTTAGTTTTTCCAGAATTGCAGGCGTTTTTCTAGCCCAATCAACAGGGATTACCTGATCTACAGTTCCGTGTGATGCGAAGAATTTTAGGTTTTTGAAATCGTTTTTCTCAAAACCTTCTTTAATGATTTCTTCATTAAAATAACCACTCATAGCTACAACTCTCTGAACTTTTTCTGGATAAGAAAGCGCTACAGAATAACTTAAAATAGAACCTTGGCTAAAGCCGACTAAAGTTACCTTATTAGCATCAATAGGGTAATTAGCAACCAATTCATCAATAAATTTAGCAATTAAATCACGTGAAGTTTTTGCTTGTTCATTATCTGAAAATTTATTCTGATCAGCATCAAAATTTATCGCATACCACGCATAAGCTCCATATTGTAAATCATAAGGCGCTCTTGCCGAAATAATGTAATAATTATCAGGAAGTTCAGTAGCAAACGAAAACAAATCAGCTTCGTTGCTGCCATATCCGTGTAATAAAAGTAAAACAGGATTTTTGTCTAAAATAACTTTTGGTTCTTGTATTTTATATTCTAAAGATAGATTCATTTTAATTGTGAATTGTAAGTTGTGAATTGTAAATTTTCAGTTTTGTCAAAGTTTCAAACTTTGATAAAGTTTATTATAATGAAAATCTGTTTTTATCCGCATTTTTGCTTGCAAATCCGCGTCATCCGTGTTCAAAAATTATACGCTGATAAAACAGATTCGTTAAAGCGAAAACGTGGATTTTAACGGATTTATTTATTTTTTGAATTTAAAAAACGGGAAATTTTACTATCCGATACTTTTAAACCATTTTTGAAAAAGATTTCCAACTAAAGGAATTGGTCTCATTTGCCCCTGTATAGCGCTAAAAATTCCATAAGTCCATAAAATAGAAATACAAATCCACATTGGAAAAGTAATCATAAAGCTGTCAAAATTGCTTATAATTGCTCCAAAAGAAATAAAAGTAAGTGACAATCCTAAAGCCTGACGAATATGAAAAGAAGCAAAACTATTTTTATTTTCAGAGTTCATCGACATCGCGATCAAAACACCAATAATCAAAATATAACTGGTAATTGCGATTGATTTTCCCTCTTCTATTGAATTATTCATTTTAATTATTTAGATGTAATAAGTTGATTTTGGTTCAAAATTCCGTACACAGAACCTTTTATTTCGGTTCCTAAAAAAGCAGAATTTTTAGATTTTGAAAGGATATTTTCTTTCGTAAAAGTTGATTTCCCTTCCGGAGTAAAGAACGTAAAGTTAGCTTTAGAACCTTCAGCAATTGAGTTATTTTCGATTCCAAAAACTGCTTTCCCTAAAGTAAGTTTTTCGATTATGGTTTCCAGAGGTAAAACAGTAAGTAAAGCTCCAAAAGCACTTTCTAAACCAATAGTTCCGTTTTTAGCGGTATCAAATTCCATTTTTTTGAATTCAATATCAATCGGGTTGTGATCAGAAGTAATCATGTCAATTGTTCCGTCTGTAACTCCTTTTAATAAAGCTTGTCTGTCGCTTTCAGTTCTTAGCGGAGGCGTAACCTTAAAACGAGTGTCAAAACCTTCTAATTTTTCATCGGTTAAAACCAAATGATGAACAGATACACTTGCCGTTACGTTCAAACCTTTTGCTTTAGCTTCTCTAATTAATTCAACAGATTTTGCTGTAGATATTGTCGGAATATGAAGTTTTCCTCCAGTATATTCTAATAGAAATAAGTTTCTCGCTACTTGCAATTCTTCTGCTAAAGTTGGGATTCCTTTAAGGCCTAATTTCGTAGAAACGATTCCTTCATTAGCGACACCATTTCCTTTTAGATTCGCATCTTGTGCATATGTAATTACTAAACCGTCAAAATCCTGTACATATTGTAAAGCGATTTTTAAAAGATTAGCGTTGTCGATACTTTTATTATAATCTCCAAAAGCAATCGCTCCGGCTTTTTTCATATCAAATAATTCTGCCATGTCTTTTCCTTCGCTGGCTTTTGTTAAAGCTCCAATTGGGAAAAGTTCTGTAGCAAAACCATTCGCTTTATTTTTTACAAAATTTACCTGCGATTGATTGTCGATAATAGGGAAGGAGTTGGGTTGTAAAGCAATTGCAGTAAAACCGCTTTTTGCAGCAACATTTAATCCGTTTGCGATTGTTTCTCTGTCCTCATAACCTGGTTCTCCAAGAGAAACACTGCTGTCAAACCAACCTTGTGAAAGATGTAAATTGTCAAATTTTACCTCAGTTGCTTCATTGTTTTCAGGAAGTGAAGTTCCTATTTTTTCTATTAAACCATCTGCAATTAAAAGATCAATAGTCTGGTTATGAAACGGACTTTTTGAATCGATAATTTTGGCGCTTCTGATGATTATTTTCATATGTAGATAAATTTATTTTGTACTGAAATCGTAAAATGATTTTTGTAAAAAGTAAAATGGTTAAAAGTAAACTCGAAAATTACTTTACAAATTTGATGATCGCCATTTCTAATGCTAAAAATAACAGTGCAAAGATAATAAACCATTTCCAAATTTGGCTGTCTGTTCGCTCAGTTTGTAGTGTATTAAAAATGGTCGAAATAGTATCAGCGGTTTTAAAATCTGAAACTACATTTGTATTGATCTGACTTAAATCACTTTCGCTTCTTTTGTAGTTGAAACTCAGGTTTTCAATCCATTCTTTTTTATCAAAAATGCTATAATTTCCAGCTGTTTCAGGAAAATCATTGAATGTTAATTTTACTTTATTATTCAATATTTGCTGAATCGGAATAAAAGAATCTTCGTTTCCTTTTACTTCCAGAATAGCATCTTTTGTCAATAAAACATCTACAAAATAAGGCTGATTGTTACCAATTGTCAATACATTTACACCAGTTTTTTGGTTGTTTTGTCCCATTTTATAAAACAATGGAACTATTAAAGGTGATTGCTGAAAATTTGAATTCGTAGTATTTATTGGTGCCGAAAAAACGGTAATTCCAGAAACCGGATTTTGAATTGCAGTTACAAATATACTTTGATCTTCATAAGACAAAACAGCCGGATATGGGCTTGAAATGACAAATGAGTTTGTTGTTTTTGGATATTGAAAATTGGTGATTTTATTTTCAAAAACACCTGAAAACAATGGATGATCGAAGTTTATTTTGGTAATTAATTTGCTTTTATTTTCGAGAGATCCAAATTGAACTTTTCCAAAATTGCCTAAAAAAGAATTCAAATTTGAAATCGAACTTTTTTCAGAAGGAATTACAACCAAATTTCCGCCTTTGGTTACAAATGCTTTTAAAGTAGTTTGCAATGCTTGAGGAATTTCGACCAATTCATTTAAGATAATCGTATTTTGTTTATCTAAACTATTATAATCTAAACTGCTTATCGAATAATTGTTATAATTAAATTCTGCTGAAGTATAAATTCGGGATAAGAAATTGCTTTTTTCCGGTTCTCCAATACTAATAACATTCGTCTTTTTAGTTTTTGAAATGCTAAAAAACAGCTTATTATCATAAGTTAAACCATTGTCTTCAATAGTTACATATCCGTGAAAAGCTTCTTTTGGAATTGTAAAATTGATTTTCTTTTTCTTCGTGTCGAATTTGATAATCGTTTTTGCAATTAATTTATTCTGATTGTATAAAGCCATCGAAACAGGTTTGAAATCTTCTCCATAAGCAGATAAATTAACTGCGATTTCATAGAAATTTTCTAAAGTCTGATTGATATAAACACTGTCAATTGCAATATTATTTTTTTGTTCAGCTTCCGGAATAATAAAATAAGGTTTCTCTTCGCTATCAATGTTTTTCACATCTTTTTCGGCCAAACCAATAGCGTCTGTAATAATAACAATGTCTTTTTTATGTGCCGATTTATGCGCTTTTATCTTCGCCATAATTGAAGGAAGCTCAAATTGAGTTGCGCTGTAATTTAGATTTTGTAAGGCACTTTTAGAAGATTTTATATCCGTATTCCAGTAATTTTCAGTGTTGGTTAACAAGGAGAATTGTGTAGTTTCGGGAGTATTTTCTAATAATTCCTGAACAGCACGTTTCAATAATTCACCTTTTTTTCCTTTGGCTTGCATACTGAAGGAATTGTCCAGAATGATATACATTTCGTTTGAAGCATTTTTACTGTCTTTGGCTTCAAAAAAAGGTTGGGCAAAAGCCAAAATAATACACGTTAGCAATAATAAACGAGTTGCTAATAAAAGTCTTTTTTTGATTTTTGAACTTTTCCGAGTTTGTACAGCAAGTTCTTTTAAGAAGCGTACATTCGTGAAATAAGAGATTTTAAAACGACGTAATTGAAATAAATGTACCAAAATTGGAACAATCAATAAAAACAGAAAGTATAGAATTTCGGGGTGTTTAAAATGCATTCCGGCTTAGATTTACTTCACTACATTTTGTAGATGCTGGTCAAAAATACAAATTTTTCATCAAACCTTACAGGTAATATTGGTTAAACCATATAAGTTATATAAGATCATTTAATTTTTGCTAAATTAAGTCTTGCTTATAATTTCTTATATCACTTATATGGTTTAAATTTTGAGTCCAATAGTTTAAAAAATGTAACTTTTGAGAATTCTTTTGTAATAAATAATGAGTTTGCGAAAGATATTATTGAGTATTTTAGCATATTCAAAAAACAAATAAAAAATATGAGAAGATTATATATACTGCTTTTTGCAGTTTTTGCTTTCGTAAACTTACAAGCTCAGAACAAATTCAATTTATTGGTGGGAGCTTATACCAATACTTGCCAAAGTAACGGGATTTACGTTTATGAATTTGACGCTTCAACAGGGGATTTTAAATTAAAAAATTCATCTGAGAACGTAATAAGTCCAAGTTATTTATCCGTTTCTGCAGATAATAAATTTATATATGCTGTAAACGAAAATGGAAAGGAAAGTGCGGTAAGTGCTTTTAAATATGATTCAAAATCAGGGAAAGTTAGTTTTTTAAATAAAAATGATGCTTTAGGCGCTGATCCTTGTCATATAATTAATGATGATAAAAATGTAATTGTTTCTAATTATTCTGGTGGAAGCCTTGTTGTTTTTAAGAAAAAAGCAGACGGAAGTATTACTGAAGTACAACAATTAATTCAGCATGAAGGAAAAGGACCAAATGCTGGGCGTCAGGAAAAAGCACACGTACATATGGCTGTTTTCTCACCGGATAAAAAGTTTGTTTTGTCTAATGATTTAGGTTTGGATAAGGTTTTTGTATATAAATACAATCCAAATTCAGCAAATGAAATGTTGACTTTAAAAGGAAGTGTTGACGTAAAACCAGGAAGTGGACCAAGACATTTAACTTTTAGTAAAGACGGTAAATTCGTTTATTTGATTCAGGAATTAGACGCTACTTTGACGACTTTTAGTTACGATAAATCAGGAAGTTTAAAAAAGATTGCCGAAACAAGTATTTTACCAAAAGGTTTTACTGGCGGAACTGGTGCTGCAGCAATAAAAATTTCGCCTGACGGAAACTTTTTATACGTTTCAGATCGTGTAGATGCAAATTCAATTTCGGTTTATAAAATCCGTAAAAACGGTGGTATTGACTTGGTTGAACAAGTTAGCACTTTAGGAAAAGGCCCAAGAGATTTTGCGATTGATCCAACAGGAAATTACCTTTTAGTAGGACACCAATACACAAACGATATTATAATATTCAAAAGAGACAAAGCAACAGGAAAAATAACCGATACCGGTAAAAAAATAGAATTGTGTTCTCCGGTTGGGTTGGTTTTTACGAAAATATAGTTGAGGAAAGGTTCTGAGGTACTAAGTTGCTAAGGTTCTAAGTTTAAAATAAAAAAAGCTAAAAAAAAGGCGGAATTAAGTTATTTCTTAATTCCGCCTTTTTTTAGCCTTAGAACCTTAGCAACTTAGTACCTCAGAACCTTAAAAAAAACTATTTATCCTTATCTTTTCTTTTCTTATCTCTCGTTTTCAACATGTTTCGATTGACAGATCCGTGAGTTTTCTTTTTTGTTTTTGAAGGTCCTCCTAAGTTAACTTTCTTATTCTTTTTATCTTTTTCATGAAAAGCACCTTCACCTTTTAGGGTTTGTTTTTTCATTAAAAATTTAATCGGTTGTTTGTCTTTTTCAGGTTCAATTAGTTTAGCTGAAATTTCTACTTCTTCCGGAAATTCTGCTATTTCAAGTTCCTGATTCATTAAAACTTCAACTTCCACTTTAAACTCTTCTTCACGAGGCGTGATAAAGCTAATTGCTGTTCCTGTAGCATCTGCACGACCTGTACGACCAATTCTGTGCATATACAACTCAGGAAATTCTGGAAGTTCGAAGTTAATAACGTGAGAGATATTCGAAATATCCAAACCTCTCGCCATAATATCAGTAGTGATCAATCCACGAAGATTTCCTTCCTGGAATTCAGCCATTGTACTTAAACGATAATTCTGAGATTTATTGGAGTGAATTACTCCAAACTGACCTTCGAAATCTTCTTCGATTCGTGTATGAAGCATATCTGAAATCTTTTTATTGTTCACAAAAACCAAAACACGTTCCATGCTTTCGTTTGTTTCTAATAAATGTTTTAACAGATTTACTTTTGTATTAAAGTTTGGAACATTATAAGTAATTTGAGTAATGTTTTCCAACGGAGTTCCTGATGCAGCAAGTGTTACTTCTTCAGGAAAATCAAAAAAGTCATTCAAAACAGCATCAACTTCATCAGTCATTGTTGCAGAGAATAAAATGTTCTGACGTTTGGTTTTCATCATCGCCAAAAGCGCCGTTAATTGTGTACGGAAACCAAGATTCAGCATTTCGTCAAACTCATCGATAACTAATTTTTGAGTTTCATCAAAACGAATTACAGCATCAAGAGCTAAATCCATTGTACGACCTGGCGTTCCAACTAAAATGTCAACACCTTCGTAAACAGCTTTTTTCTGTGTATTAATATTTACTCCACCAAAAATACCAAGCGTCTTAACAGACATGTATTTGGTTAGTTTTTCAACTTCTTCTACAACCTGAACAACTAATTCACGAGTTGGAACCAGAATTACGATTTTAGGCGTATTGGTTGGTGTAAATTTGTATAATTTTAAAAGTGGTAGTAGGTATGCAAATGTTTTTCCAGTACCGGTTTGTGCAATTCCCATCATATCTCGACCAGACATAATAACTGAAAAAGATTTTTCCTGAATAGGAGTAGGCGTAACAAATCCTAATTCGTCGATTGCTTTTTGTACTGATTTTGGAAGATTGAATTTCTCGAAAGTGCTCATTTGCATTAAATTTTGTGCAAAGATAGCTATAAATAGCTGAAAAATCGATACTTCTTAGAAATTACGAAAGCTTGGGGTATTCGTATTTCTCAAAAAAGGGCTTTCAAATACTATAAAAAACGTTTTATTCGCAATAAAAGTTCGTTTGGATTAAACGGTTTTGCAATAAAATCGTCGACGCCCAATTCAAAAGCTTCTTCTACAGTATTTTCTTCTTCGCCAAGTGACGAAAGTGCTACAACACGAATGTCTTTGAAGTTTTTTTTAATATGACTTATGATTTCCAATCCGGATTTTAACGGAATTGTTATCGTTGTTATTACAAGATCAGGCATAATTGTCGCCATACGTTCTATGGCGTTAATTCCATCTTTTGCAATACTTATTTTGTAGCCTTCTTTTTTGAAAATGAATTTTAGAATTTCAATCGTCATTTCATCATTCTCAATAATCATAATTTTTTTTTCACTGGTGCTCATTTCTAAGGTTTATTTTTTATACAATTCTACTTCGTCAAGCATAACCATTGGCTTTTTGTTTTTACGTTTTCTCCAAACAGGTATTTCTGTTTGGTTTTCTATGATCACTTTTATCTTGGCAAAACTACTAAAGTCCTCATTTTTAGTTTCCCATGATTTTGTTGTAATTTCATTGTTTTCTGTTAAAATTTCACCATTCAATTCTTGTAAGAAATTCCATTTTTGATCTTTAAAACCATAGATTTTTATTTTTTTTGGTGTAAAAATCCAATGTCTCTGATCATTCAGAAAATTTAATTTTAAAGTATTAAAGTTTAATTTATTTGTTTCAATTTCAAATTCCGCATTGTTTTCATACCAGCCAATCCAGTTGATATTGAAATCTTTAAAACCTCGATTTCCATCTACTAAACTGTAACTTCCTTTTCCTTTAAACTCATTTGAAGGTTGTGTAATAAAATTTACTTTTAAATCTTCACCCAGATGAGTTGTGGTGTTTTTACAGATTTTCAGCCATTCTTTATAATAATTATCAGGAGAAAGTCCTCCTTCGCTCAATTCATAAATTCCCAAAGTATTACATGTTTTAGAGAATTTCAAAACTCTTTCGGTTAGTCCTTCGCGAACTTCTTTTTCTCCTTTATTATTTACGACAAACATTCCGTGTTGGTTTTTTCCATAAAACTTAGATTGCTCAAAAAAGGCAAATTCAAGTGCTAATCTTAATTTTTGAATTCGAAGACTTAAAACCGAATCCGTTTCAACAGCATTTGCCGCTTGCTCTAATAATGTATCGTATTGATCCATCGCTTCAGGCGTTAGAAACGTATTTCGGGCTTGAACCGGACCAGAATAAATGTCTAAATTCGCATTGCTTTTACTTTGATATTCTGCCAAGAGATTTAAATATTTATTGACAAATGGCGCTGCTTTTCCGTAGAAACCTCTTAAAAAATCAGAAGTTGTAGCTTCAATATTAATATCAGTATTCCACATTAATTTGGCCAAAAGATATTGTCTCAATTCTGAGAAATCTCCCGGAACATCTGCATATCCCTGAGCAAATATTCCTTTAACTTTATTCTGTTTGAAGAGTTTATAATTGCTCTGAAAAGGCTCAATATTTGGAAATGGTGACATATAATTTGAAAATTGTACTGTATAATCCCAAAGAAATAAATGCGGAGAAGTTACGCTCCAGTTTTCAAGTGTTTTTACAAATGTTGGCGAGTTTTGAACCGTAATTGCTTTTCCTCTGTTTAGCTCAATCGGGCAGAAAATCGTATAAATATTAGGTTCTATTTTTAGATTTACTGGCGGTTTAAGTGTGTGAAGATAAGCAAGCGTTGTGATTTTTGTTTTAGGAAAATGAGCTGCAATTTTATTCAAAAAATAATATAATGAACCTTGAGGACCGCCATATTTCTGGTTTATTTTTCGGCATTCTGTACATTCACAATAAACAACATCATCGTTTTGACTTACAGAATAGAATTGCGCATTTGGAGTTTCGGCAATAATTTTTGCCATTTTTTTCTCGACCAAATCGACAACAGTATCGTTGGTCATACATAATGATTCTGTATTTCGTTCGCCTTCGTATAAAGCAAAAAGCTTCGGATTACTTTTGAAATATTCTTTTGCCGGAACAAGCATATTAAATGAATGTCCCCAAATACCAAAATCCTCAACTTGCCAATCGAGTTTATGCCAATCTCTAAAATCTTCATCATAACAATCCGGATAAAAAAGCGCTCTGTAATCAAATGAAGGTTTCTCTATTTTTTTGGTGTTTTTTGCAAAAGTGACTTCTGATAGATTCGGAATATAAGTTTCTACGGAAGTAAAT
This genomic interval carries:
- a CDS encoding DUF4838 domain-containing protein; this encodes MKKKHHVYLQFLFFFMFTFNMMAQSEIIITEKNKIITTSENTQQAAKILKTYLDKAFKKSFEISSESKKDNTSSEIILEISNTEKLNPNEFIIKSDSKSIYLIAPNQKYLRYAIYSLLEIWEFRKFTSVETYIPNLSEVTFAKNTKKIEKPSFDYRALFYPDCYDEDFRDWHKLDWQVEDFGIWGHSFNMLVPAKEYFKSNPKLFALYEGERNTESLCMTNDTVVDLVEKKMAKIIAETPNAQFYSVSQNDDVVYCECTECRKINQKYGGPQGSLYYFLNKIAAHFPKTKITTLAYLHTLKPPVNLKIEPNIYTIFCPIELNRGKAITVQNSPTFVKTLENWSVTSPHLFLWDYTVQFSNYMSPFPNIEPFQSNYKLFKQNKVKGIFAQGYADVPGDFSELRQYLLAKLMWNTDINIEATTSDFLRGFYGKAAPFVNKYLNLLAEYQSKSNANLDIYSGPVQARNTFLTPEAMDQYDTLLEQAANAVETDSVLSLRIQKLRLALEFAFFEQSKFYGKNQHGMFVVNNKGEKEVREGLTERVLKFSKTCNTLGIYELSEGGLSPDNYYKEWLKICKNTTTHLGEDLKVNFITQPSNEFKGKGSYSLVDGNRGFKDFNINWIGWYENNAEFEIETNKLNFNTLKLNFLNDQRHWIFTPKKIKIYGFKDQKWNFLQELNGEILTENNEITTKSWETKNEDFSSFAKIKVIIENQTEIPVWRKRKNKKPMVMLDEVELYKK
- a CDS encoding BatA domain-containing protein; the protein is MHFKHPEILYFLFLLIVPILVHLFQLRRFKISYFTNVRFLKELAVQTRKSSKIKKRLLLATRLLLLTCIILAFAQPFFEAKDSKNASNEMYIILDNSFSMQAKGKKGELLKRAVQELLENTPETTQFSLLTNTENYWNTDIKSSKSALQNLNYSATQFELPSIMAKIKAHKSAHKKDIVIITDAIGLAEKDVKNIDSEEKPYFIIPEAEQKNNIAIDSVYINQTLENFYEIAVNLSAYGEDFKPVSMALYNQNKLIAKTIIKFDTKKKKINFTIPKEAFHGYVTIEDNGLTYDNKLFFSISKTKKTNVISIGEPEKSNFLSRIYTSAEFNYNNYSISSLDYNSLDKQNTIILNELVEIPQALQTTLKAFVTKGGNLVVIPSEKSSISNLNSFLGNFGKVQFGSLENKSKLITKINFDHPLFSGVFENKITNFQYPKTTNSFVISSPYPAVLSYEDQSIFVTAIQNPVSGITVFSAPINTTNSNFQQSPLIVPLFYKMGQNNQKTGVNVLTIGNNQPYFVDVLLTKDAILEVKGNEDSFIPIQQILNNKVKLTFNDFPETAGNYSIFDKKEWIENLSFNYKRSESDLSQINTNVVSDFKTADTISTIFNTLQTERTDSQIWKWFIIFALLFLALEMAIIKFVK
- a CDS encoding dihydroorotase, giving the protein MKIIIRSAKIIDSKSPFHNQTIDLLIADGLIEKIGTSLPENNEATEVKFDNLHLSQGWFDSSVSLGEPGYEDRETIANGLNVAAKSGFTAIALQPNSFPIIDNQSQVNFVKNKANGFATELFPIGALTKASEGKDMAELFDMKKAGAIAFGDYNKSIDNANLLKIALQYVQDFDGLVITYAQDANLKGNGVANEGIVSTKLGLKGIPTLAEELQVARNLFLLEYTGGKLHIPTISTAKSVELIREAKAKGLNVTASVSVHHLVLTDEKLEGFDTRFKVTPPLRTESDRQALLKGVTDGTIDMITSDHNPIDIEFKKMEFDTAKNGTIGLESAFGALLTVLPLETIIEKLTLGKAVFGIENNSIAEGSKANFTFFTPEGKSTFTKENILSKSKNSAFLGTEIKGSVYGILNQNQLITSK
- a CDS encoding alpha/beta hydrolase-fold protein; the encoded protein is MNLSLEYKIQEPKVILDKNPVLLLLHGYGSNEADLFSFATELPDNYYIISARAPYDLQYGAYAWYAINFDADQNKFSDNEQAKTSRDLIAKFIDELVANYPIDANKVTLVGFSQGSILSYSVALSYPEKVQRVVAMSGYFNEEIIKEGFEKNDFKNLKFFASHGTVDQVIPVDWARKTPAILEKLNIPVTYKEYPVGHGVAPQNFFDFKNWLAK
- a CDS encoding response regulator, which translates into the protein MSTSEKKIMIIENDEMTIEILKFIFKKEGYKISIAKDGINAIERMATIMPDLVITTITIPLKSGLEIISHIKKNFKDIRVVALSSLGEEENTVEEAFELGVDDFIAKPFNPNELLLRIKRFL
- a CDS encoding DEAD/DEAH box helicase, giving the protein MSTFEKFNLPKSVQKAIDELGFVTPTPIQEKSFSVIMSGRDMMGIAQTGTGKTFAYLLPLLKLYKFTPTNTPKIVILVPTRELVVQVVEEVEKLTKYMSVKTLGIFGGVNINTQKKAVYEGVDILVGTPGRTMDLALDAVIRFDETQKLVIDEFDEMLNLGFRTQLTALLAMMKTKRQNILFSATMTDEVDAVLNDFFDFPEEVTLAASGTPLENITQITYNVPNFNTKVNLLKHLLETNESMERVLVFVNNKKISDMLHTRIEEDFEGQFGVIHSNKSQNYRLSTMAEFQEGNLRGLITTDIMARGLDISNISHVINFELPEFPELYMHRIGRTGRADATGTAISFITPREEEFKVEVEVLMNQELEIAEFPEEVEISAKLIEPEKDKQPIKFLMKKQTLKGEGAFHEKDKKNKKVNLGGPSKTKKKTHGSVNRNMLKTRDKKRKDKDK
- a CDS encoding lactonase family protein, whose product is MRRLYILLFAVFAFVNLQAQNKFNLLVGAYTNTCQSNGIYVYEFDASTGDFKLKNSSENVISPSYLSVSADNKFIYAVNENGKESAVSAFKYDSKSGKVSFLNKNDALGADPCHIINDDKNVIVSNYSGGSLVVFKKKADGSITEVQQLIQHEGKGPNAGRQEKAHVHMAVFSPDKKFVLSNDLGLDKVFVYKYNPNSANEMLTLKGSVDVKPGSGPRHLTFSKDGKFVYLIQELDATLTTFSYDKSGSLKKIAETSILPKGFTGGTGAAAIKISPDGNFLYVSDRVDANSISVYKIRKNGGIDLVEQVSTLGKGPRDFAIDPTGNYLLVGHQYTNDIIIFKRDKATGKITDTGKKIELCSPVGLVFTKI